The following are encoded together in the Leuconostoc mesenteroides subsp. mesenteroides ATCC 8293 genome:
- a CDS encoding aspartate ammonia-lyase, whose amino-acid sequence MRTESDSLGQINVPKDVYYGAHTQRALNNFPISKETTHPEIIRAFLEIKQAAAQTNATSGNLDRAVAKHIVDATKILLSQPIDLTMFPISDVQGGAGTSTNMNVNEVVANTALEQVGRARGEYGYVNPNDHVNMGQSTNDTYPSAGKIALIRLLEPLFSELTLLVDALGNKADEFSTTYKMGRTQLQDAVPMTLGNTFHAWLKPLRRDFKRIEAARNELYTLNLGGSAIGSGINVSYHYQVHIVPNLASITGLPLEQAHDLFDATSNLDSYVALSGSLKNLAVNLSKMSNDLRLLSSGPRSGLHEINLPSKQAGSSIMPGKVNPVIPEVVNQVAFEMIGFDTTVTAASEAGQLELNAFEPIIFKSLITGIEHLQQAMNTLRINAIDGITVNKHRLSQDIDLSVSFATAMAPIIGYKEAAKIAKESLRTGKSLREIAEKKNRFTESELAHIFKVEDIVINARTPEHGLVLHAPKTTV is encoded by the coding sequence ATGCGCACAGAATCAGATTCACTCGGCCAAATCAACGTACCCAAAGATGTCTACTACGGGGCACACACTCAACGTGCGCTAAATAATTTTCCAATTTCAAAAGAAACAACCCATCCAGAAATCATTCGAGCCTTTTTAGAAATTAAACAGGCTGCGGCACAAACAAATGCTACATCTGGTAATCTAGATCGAGCTGTTGCTAAACATATTGTTGATGCAACAAAAATTTTGTTAAGTCAGCCAATCGATCTTACAATGTTTCCAATTAGTGACGTTCAAGGTGGTGCTGGTACAAGTACCAATATGAACGTCAATGAAGTTGTTGCTAATACAGCTCTTGAGCAGGTAGGCCGTGCACGTGGTGAATATGGCTACGTTAACCCAAATGACCACGTTAATATGGGTCAGAGTACCAATGATACTTATCCTAGCGCAGGAAAAATTGCTCTTATCCGACTACTCGAACCACTTTTTTCAGAATTAACATTATTGGTAGACGCTCTTGGTAACAAAGCCGACGAATTTTCAACAACTTACAAAATGGGTCGTACACAGCTACAAGATGCTGTGCCCATGACCTTAGGAAATACCTTTCATGCTTGGTTAAAACCACTTCGTCGAGACTTTAAACGTATCGAAGCCGCACGCAATGAGCTATATACATTAAATCTGGGCGGATCAGCTATTGGTTCCGGTATTAACGTAAGTTATCATTACCAAGTGCACATCGTTCCTAACCTAGCTAGCATAACTGGGCTTCCACTTGAGCAAGCCCATGATTTATTTGATGCAACTTCAAACTTAGACTCCTATGTTGCCCTGTCTGGTTCATTAAAAAATTTAGCAGTTAATCTATCTAAAATGTCTAATGATCTACGCTTACTCAGTTCTGGCCCACGTTCGGGATTACATGAAATTAACTTACCTTCAAAACAAGCAGGTTCATCAATCATGCCTGGTAAAGTTAATCCAGTTATTCCAGAAGTTGTCAATCAAGTCGCCTTTGAAATGATTGGTTTTGATACCACCGTTACGGCAGCAAGCGAAGCTGGTCAATTAGAATTGAATGCATTTGAACCCATTATCTTCAAAAGCTTAATCACTGGCATTGAACATCTCCAACAAGCTATGAATACTCTACGCATCAATGCCATTGACGGCATTACAGTAAACAAACATCGCTTGTCACAAGACATTGATTTGTCGGTGAGCTTTGCAACCGCGATGGCGCCAATAATTGGCTACAAAGAAGCCGCTAAAATTGCTAAAGAATCTCTGCGCACTGGAAAATCTTTGCGTGAAATCGCTGAAAAGAAAAATAGATTTACTGAAAGTGAATTGGCACATATTTTCAAGGTTGAAGATATCGTTATTAATGCTCGAACACCAGAGCATGGTCTAGTACTGCACGCGCCAAAAACAACAGTATAA
- the rpiA gene encoding ribose-5-phosphate isomerase RpiA, protein MSSSQDLQKIIAGRRAADFVQDGMVVGIGSGSTIAQVITALGERVANENLKIVGVPTSEKTRRNAAKLGIPMYNVDDVDKIDLTIDGADQISDDFSAIKGGGAALLWEKIVAFNSRENIWVVDSSKRVSKLNQYLPVEIIPYGSDQLFKRFTADGFHPTWRLDQNGNPVRTDSANYLIDLHVPVIEDPRDLGQELINMVGVVEHGLFTDVVNRVVIGSDDGVEIIEAP, encoded by the coding sequence ATGAGTTCATCACAGGATTTACAAAAAATTATTGCAGGTCGCCGCGCCGCCGACTTTGTTCAGGACGGTATGGTAGTGGGCATTGGCTCTGGATCAACAATTGCTCAAGTCATTACCGCTTTAGGTGAACGCGTGGCCAATGAAAATTTAAAAATCGTCGGCGTCCCTACTTCTGAAAAGACAAGGCGCAATGCTGCAAAACTAGGGATCCCGATGTACAACGTTGATGATGTCGATAAAATTGATCTTACAATTGATGGAGCTGACCAAATTTCGGATGATTTCTCAGCCATTAAAGGTGGCGGGGCCGCGCTTTTATGGGAAAAAATCGTTGCGTTTAACTCTCGTGAGAATATCTGGGTTGTAGACAGTAGCAAACGTGTATCCAAACTAAATCAGTATTTGCCAGTCGAAATTATTCCATATGGATCTGACCAATTATTTAAACGCTTTACTGCAGATGGGTTCCATCCTACTTGGCGTTTAGATCAAAATGGCAACCCTGTACGTACAGATTCAGCAAATTACCTCATTGATCTACATGTTCCCGTTATCGAAGATCCACGTGATTTGGGTCAAGAATTAATTAATATGGTCGGTGTTGTAGAGCACGGTCTGTTCACTGATGTTGTTAACCGTGTAGTCATTGGTAGTGATGATGGCGTTGAAATTATTGAAGCACCGTAA
- a CDS encoding GNAT family N-acetyltransferase, with protein MKREEIIMEFQHENGRYFLEKNGKVIAQITYTVINEGQTYSINSTVVDPSLRGQGVAKKLLDTIVADARAKNMTIKPVCPYVKEAFLRYPDTYQEIEYKS; from the coding sequence ATAAAACGAGAGGAAATTATTATGGAATTCCAACACGAAAATGGTCGTTATTTCTTGGAAAAAAACGGCAAAGTTATAGCTCAGATTACTTATACAGTAATCAACGAGGGGCAAACCTATTCAATTAATTCAACCGTAGTGGATCCATCTCTACGTGGGCAAGGTGTTGCTAAAAAATTGTTAGACACGATTGTTGCTGATGCGCGTGCCAAAAACATGACAATAAAGCCCGTTTGTCCTTATGTAAAAGAAGCATTTTTACGTTACCCCGACACTTATCAGGAGATTGAGTACAAATCATGA
- a CDS encoding deoxyuridine 5'-triphosphate nucleotidohydrolase, with protein MTRGFEIVSKYADENITVPKRSTQQAAGYDFEAAVDITIPSVLSNNFFKGLNILSLGKLSKLRDNEDLQDMLKPVLIPTGIKAYMGEGEYLQLVSRSSGPIKKRIMMPNAVGIVDADYYNNEGNEGEIFFQFINFGLKDAHIKKGERIGQGIFLPYLLADGDDAVEKSDRKGGFGSTGQ; from the coding sequence ATGACACGTGGATTTGAGATTGTTAGCAAATATGCTGACGAGAATATTACTGTTCCAAAGCGCAGCACACAGCAAGCAGCAGGTTATGATTTTGAAGCCGCAGTGGATATCACTATCCCTAGCGTTTTGAGTAATAATTTTTTCAAGGGACTTAATATTTTATCGCTTGGGAAACTTTCAAAGCTACGTGATAATGAAGATTTGCAAGATATGCTTAAACCGGTACTTATTCCAACGGGTATAAAAGCTTACATGGGGGAAGGTGAATACTTGCAACTTGTTTCACGTTCAAGTGGACCTATTAAAAAACGGATAATGATGCCTAACGCAGTTGGTATCGTAGATGCTGATTATTATAATAATGAGGGTAATGAAGGGGAAATTTTCTTTCAGTTTATTAATTTTGGCCTTAAAGACGCCCATATTAAAAAAGGTGAGCGCATCGGTCAAGGCATATTTTTGCCCTATTTATTAGCTGATGGCGATGATGCTGTGGAAAAGTCAGATCGTAAGGGTGGCTTTGGTTCAACAGGGCAATAA
- the radA gene encoding DNA repair protein RadA produces MAKVKTQFICSNCGFVSARYLGRCSNCGEWGTLVEEKIQPESNDRKSRVSLDGRNAKVEKINEITSEETPRVATKLKELNRVLGGGVVPGSMVLIGGDPGIGKSTLLLQVSGQLAQEGRVLYVTGEESATQVKLRADRLGVGHDEFYLYPETDMTAVKKQIEELQPNFVVIDSVQTMQEPDVSSAVGSVSQIREVTADLLQIAKTNNISIFIVGHVTKDGAIAGPKILEHMVDTVLYFEGDSNYKYRILRAVKNRFGATNELGIFEMRNGGLIEVANPSEIFLEERLSGATGSAIVVALEGSRPILVELQALVTPTVFGNAQRTAAGLDRNRVSLIMAVLEKRANLLLQNQDAYLKAAGGVKLDEPAIDLAIAVALASSYHDKESRPSDVFVGEIGLTGEVRSVADIEGRLKEAKKLGFKRAIVPKNNLNGIELPQGIKVIGVTTLSEALKIALGE; encoded by the coding sequence ATCGCTAAAGTAAAAACACAATTTATATGTTCCAACTGCGGTTTTGTTTCGGCGCGGTATTTAGGACGCTGCTCAAATTGTGGTGAATGGGGCACGCTTGTTGAAGAAAAAATCCAACCAGAATCAAATGATCGTAAAAGTCGTGTGAGTCTAGATGGACGCAATGCTAAAGTTGAAAAAATAAACGAGATTACATCTGAAGAGACACCGCGCGTAGCAACTAAGCTTAAAGAACTAAACCGAGTTTTAGGTGGTGGTGTTGTCCCAGGTTCGATGGTTTTGATTGGTGGTGATCCTGGTATTGGCAAGTCAACATTACTACTTCAAGTATCTGGACAACTTGCTCAAGAAGGACGGGTACTATATGTGACCGGCGAAGAGTCTGCCACACAAGTGAAACTGCGTGCCGACCGCTTAGGCGTTGGGCACGATGAGTTTTATTTATATCCGGAAACGGATATGACGGCCGTGAAAAAGCAGATTGAGGAATTACAACCGAATTTTGTTGTTATTGACTCGGTACAAACCATGCAAGAACCTGATGTCTCATCGGCTGTTGGATCAGTGTCACAAATTCGAGAAGTGACAGCCGATCTGTTGCAAATCGCTAAGACTAATAATATTTCTATATTTATAGTAGGGCATGTGACTAAAGATGGCGCCATAGCGGGGCCAAAAATTCTGGAGCACATGGTTGATACAGTATTGTACTTTGAAGGAGATAGTAATTATAAGTACCGCATTCTGCGTGCGGTTAAAAATCGGTTTGGCGCAACGAATGAATTAGGTATTTTTGAAATGCGTAATGGCGGTTTGATAGAGGTAGCTAATCCCTCTGAGATTTTCTTAGAAGAACGTTTATCTGGTGCCACTGGATCGGCAATTGTGGTCGCGTTAGAAGGATCACGACCTATTTTGGTTGAATTACAAGCCTTAGTAACGCCGACTGTATTTGGTAACGCACAGCGTACAGCAGCAGGCCTCGATAGGAATCGCGTGTCATTGATTATGGCTGTATTAGAAAAACGCGCTAACCTATTATTACAAAATCAAGATGCGTATTTAAAGGCAGCAGGTGGCGTGAAACTTGATGAACCAGCAATTGATTTAGCGATTGCTGTTGCTCTAGCTAGTTCGTATCATGATAAAGAATCAAGGCCAAGTGATGTCTTTGTTGGCGAAATTGGTCTAACTGGCGAAGTCCGTAGCGTAGCAGATATTGAAGGACGATTAAAAGAAGCTAAAAAATTGGGCTTTAAGCGTGCCATTGTTCCTAAAAATAATTTAAATGGCATCGAATTACCTCAAGGTATTAAAGTTATTGGAGTAACAACATTAAGTGAGGCGCTTAAAATTGCCTTAGGAGAATGA
- a CDS encoding YhgE/Pip domain-containing protein — protein MSFKKFIVSKGVIGALIIVLFYGLLMVGIYFSGYKVVPSKINQLPVAIVNQDKDSTTLKKQLKKSLPFKHVKTDLNMKQAKSQLNDRKVYLIIDIPKDFNANLKKIDGQSKGELKFYINYANPMTSVSAMETVAKSVGNHVQKSVLLQQSKGILTATELSQLESETKSLITANPTQKDAILQKAEQTKSTATAKINQTYANVANSYNYSIVKVNKAPSGMQHSMAPFFMSLAFYIGSMIGAMLIVVAYKSFSPLIGRWKAYTYTEIAIILISMIAPLLIVALSKSMLHFDSNTYWQLWVNHSIELFASLNVNLIFSLILGQLGIMINMPFMLTQVVSGAGLIPRPILPDFFKVMSNISPCFYSIRADYNILYGGNNTHTLWLQLLTIGIVAIIIHLAIVAFQKKRTPLVQPS, from the coding sequence ATGAGTTTCAAAAAATTTATTGTCAGCAAGGGTGTCATCGGAGCGCTCATTATCGTGCTATTCTACGGCTTATTGATGGTTGGCATTTATTTTTCAGGGTATAAAGTCGTGCCCAGCAAAATAAACCAATTGCCAGTTGCCATTGTCAACCAAGATAAGGACAGCACTACATTAAAAAAACAACTTAAAAAAAGCTTGCCGTTTAAACACGTCAAAACTGATTTGAATATGAAACAGGCTAAAAGTCAATTGAACGATCGCAAAGTTTATTTGATTATTGATATTCCAAAAGATTTCAATGCCAACCTCAAGAAAATAGATGGTCAATCTAAAGGTGAACTTAAGTTTTACATCAACTACGCCAATCCTATGACATCAGTTTCAGCCATGGAAACTGTCGCCAAATCAGTCGGTAATCATGTTCAAAAAAGTGTTTTACTGCAGCAAAGCAAGGGGATTCTAACAGCCACCGAATTGTCACAATTAGAATCAGAGACAAAATCATTAATCACAGCTAATCCAACACAAAAAGACGCTATTTTACAAAAAGCTGAACAAACAAAAAGCACTGCTACAGCAAAAATAAATCAAACCTATGCAAACGTTGCTAATTCATACAATTACAGCATTGTAAAAGTGAATAAAGCACCTTCTGGTATGCAACATAGCATGGCTCCGTTCTTTATGTCACTAGCTTTTTATATTGGTTCCATGATTGGCGCTATGTTAATTGTCGTTGCATACAAGTCATTTTCACCATTAATAGGTCGCTGGAAAGCATACACTTATACGGAAATCGCTATTATCTTAATTTCAATGATAGCACCGCTGCTAATTGTTGCACTAAGCAAAAGTATGCTTCATTTTGATAGTAATACCTATTGGCAACTGTGGGTTAACCATTCTATTGAGTTATTTGCATCATTGAATGTCAACCTAATCTTCTCATTAATTCTTGGACAACTTGGTATTATGATCAATATGCCTTTCATGCTGACTCAAGTCGTTTCAGGGGCCGGTCTCATTCCACGCCCAATCCTGCCTGATTTTTTCAAGGTCATGAGTAACATTTCTCCTTGTTTCTATTCAATTCGTGCAGATTACAACATTTTATACGGCGGCAATAACACACACACCCTTTGGCTGCAACTTCTGACCATTGGCATCGTAGCTATTATTATTCACCTAGCTATTGTTGCTTTCCAAAAAAAGCGCACACCGCTGGTACAACCTTCATAA
- a CDS encoding TetR/AcrR family transcriptional regulator — MSKQPSKYDLILNAFITLLIEVGYQSATINKIAEKANVNPSTIFRKFKDKEGLLSAVIDRHLNDLAAIFDDALVVTGDIETDLINMSRTYQEFQEKHQEVVLIGLQESFRMPKVSHAVEEIPIRFRKILLQYFTEMRAQNKIKKSVDVEAAVMNVIWLNFGYFLTAIRYDNPELITEPEDFYEKQIRFFAKSLRP, encoded by the coding sequence ATGTCCAAACAACCATCAAAATACGATTTAATTTTAAATGCGTTCATTACATTGTTGATAGAAGTTGGTTATCAATCGGCAACCATCAACAAAATTGCTGAAAAAGCGAATGTCAATCCTAGTACAATTTTTAGAAAGTTTAAAGACAAAGAAGGGTTACTATCAGCTGTGATTGATAGGCATCTCAATGATTTGGCTGCTATTTTTGATGATGCACTGGTTGTGACGGGTGATATTGAGACTGACCTAATCAATATGTCAAGAACGTATCAAGAGTTTCAGGAGAAACATCAAGAAGTTGTTTTGATAGGCCTTCAAGAATCTTTTCGAATGCCAAAAGTGAGTCATGCGGTCGAAGAAATACCAATTCGATTCAGAAAAATCTTACTGCAGTATTTTACAGAGATGAGGGCACAAAATAAAATAAAAAAGTCGGTAGATGTGGAAGCAGCGGTTATGAATGTCATATGGTTGAATTTCGGTTATTTTTTGACTGCGATTCGCTATGACAATCCTGAGTTAATTACTGAACCAGAAGATTTCTACGAAAAGCAAATTCGCTTTTTTGCAAAAAGTTTACGTCCATAA
- the gltX gene encoding glutamate--tRNA ligase codes for MTEDIRVRYAPSPTGHLHIGNARTAIFNWLFARHYNGTFVIRIEDTDSARNIADGEKSQLENLAWLGLDWDESPDKPGVYGPYRQSERNEQGIYQEFIDALLASGQAYKSYKTSGQLASEREAQQAAKQAPHYVYEYEGLTNEEREAKYAEFEAQGLKPVVRFRVPEEQVYAWDDIVKGHIEIGAKEVGGDWVIQKADGMPTYNFAVVVDDHLMKISHVLRGDDHVSNTPKQIMIYEALGWDVPKFGHMALIINGETGKKLSKRDENLLQFVEQYKELGYQPQAMVNFIGLLGWSPKGEDEIFSLSEFKEMFDEKRLSKANAKFDQKKLEWVNNQWMRRDTDAVMPQLIQELVNAHLISADDAADKKKWLSEVIKVAGVDGISYTRQIVELVRKPFFELGDITDEMVEYLTSEDGRKVAAAWESTYESLPTDATPADYMSTIRAIQNDLEIKGRNLWNPIRIMTTHEVQGPNLPEMLTLLDKNTVLKTMRDVKEKYLA; via the coding sequence ATGACAGAAGACATACGTGTTCGCTATGCGCCGTCACCAACGGGACATTTGCATATAGGGAATGCACGAACAGCTATTTTTAATTGGTTATTTGCACGCCACTACAATGGCACATTCGTTATTCGTATTGAGGATACTGACTCAGCACGTAATATTGCTGATGGCGAAAAATCACAACTTGAAAATTTAGCTTGGCTAGGTTTAGACTGGGATGAGAGTCCAGACAAACCAGGCGTTTATGGACCTTATCGTCAATCAGAACGTAATGAACAGGGTATTTATCAAGAATTTATCGATGCACTATTAGCTAGTGGGCAAGCGTACAAGTCTTACAAAACGTCAGGACAGCTCGCCTCTGAACGTGAAGCGCAACAGGCAGCTAAGCAGGCGCCGCATTATGTTTATGAATATGAAGGTTTGACTAACGAAGAGCGTGAAGCCAAATATGCTGAATTTGAAGCACAAGGATTAAAGCCGGTAGTGCGTTTCCGTGTACCAGAAGAGCAGGTATATGCTTGGGATGACATCGTTAAAGGGCATATCGAGATTGGTGCTAAAGAAGTTGGTGGTGATTGGGTCATTCAAAAAGCTGATGGTATGCCAACTTATAATTTTGCGGTTGTCGTTGATGACCACTTGATGAAAATTTCCCACGTTCTTCGTGGAGATGACCACGTCTCAAATACACCAAAGCAAATCATGATTTATGAAGCTTTGGGGTGGGATGTGCCAAAGTTTGGACATATGGCTTTGATTATCAATGGAGAAACTGGTAAGAAATTGTCTAAACGTGATGAAAATCTCTTGCAGTTCGTTGAACAATACAAGGAATTAGGCTACCAACCACAAGCTATGGTTAATTTTATTGGTTTGCTGGGGTGGTCACCAAAGGGTGAAGATGAAATCTTTAGTTTGTCAGAATTCAAAGAAATGTTTGATGAAAAGCGTTTGAGCAAAGCAAATGCTAAGTTCGATCAAAAGAAATTAGAATGGGTCAACAACCAATGGATGCGTCGTGATACGGATGCTGTTATGCCACAACTTATTCAAGAGCTCGTCAATGCTCATTTGATATCTGCAGATGATGCTGCTGATAAGAAAAAGTGGTTGTCAGAAGTTATTAAAGTCGCTGGCGTTGATGGTATATCATATACGCGTCAAATTGTTGAGCTAGTTCGCAAACCTTTCTTTGAGTTGGGCGATATAACAGATGAAATGGTTGAATACCTGACTTCAGAAGATGGCCGTAAAGTGGCAGCTGCGTGGGAATCAACATATGAATCCTTGCCGACTGATGCAACTCCGGCCGACTATATGAGTACAATTCGTGCGATTCAAAACGACTTAGAAATAAAAGGCCGTAACTTATGGAATCCTATTCGTATTATGACTACTCACGAAGTCCAAGGGCCTAATTTACCAGAAATGTTGACATTGTTGGATAAGAACACTGTTCTGAAGACAATGCGCGATGTGAAAGAAAAATATTTAGCATAG
- the cysS gene encoding cysteine--tRNA ligase yields the protein MIYVYNTLSREKEVFKPITAGKINMYVCGPTVYNYIHIGNARSAIAFDTVRRYFEYRGYEVNYVSNFTDVDDKIINRAQEEGISELEVANKYADAFDEDTLPLNIKPATVRSRATEVIPEIIEFVKDLIDKGYAYESEGDVYFRAKKFKGYGILAHQDLAEMEANAAGRLNDEETIRKEDPIDFAVWKNEPREGVISWSSPWGNGRPGWHIECSVMAQKYLSNTIDIHGGGIDLAFPHHTNEIAQSEARTGQKFVNYWMHNGFVNVNNEKMSKSLGNFTTLHDMLATYDDPMVIRYLLTTTQYRRPINYEASTLEQARLELERIRTAYRNLMFRAETSEPGGDEDVETLIEVQKKAFDQAMDDDFNTPNALAAIFELVSIGNTYTERNTVKVDTVQHLLGTIADLLSVFGIEGLDGNEELTTKQRELLDKRVLARESHDFERSDLLRNQLKEVGIFVEDTPQGQRWHK from the coding sequence ATGATCTACGTCTACAATACGTTATCACGTGAAAAAGAAGTTTTTAAGCCAATTACTGCTGGCAAAATAAACATGTATGTTTGTGGTCCCACAGTATATAACTATATCCATATTGGGAATGCTCGCTCAGCCATTGCTTTTGACACAGTGCGCCGCTATTTTGAATATCGTGGTTATGAAGTCAATTATGTTTCGAATTTTACTGACGTGGACGACAAAATTATTAATCGTGCGCAAGAAGAAGGCATTTCTGAACTAGAGGTTGCTAATAAGTATGCTGATGCCTTTGATGAAGATACTCTGCCATTAAATATTAAACCTGCCACGGTGCGTTCACGTGCAACAGAAGTTATCCCAGAGATCATCGAATTCGTAAAAGATCTTATTGATAAAGGCTATGCATATGAGTCCGAAGGGGATGTTTACTTCCGTGCTAAGAAATTCAAGGGCTATGGTATTTTAGCTCATCAGGATTTGGCAGAAATGGAAGCCAATGCTGCTGGTCGTTTGAATGATGAGGAGACTATTCGTAAAGAGGATCCGATTGATTTTGCTGTTTGGAAAAATGAGCCACGGGAAGGGGTTATCTCATGGTCGTCTCCATGGGGGAATGGTCGTCCGGGCTGGCATATAGAGTGCTCGGTTATGGCGCAAAAGTACTTGTCGAATACAATTGATATCCATGGTGGCGGTATTGATTTAGCATTTCCACATCACACAAACGAAATTGCTCAGTCTGAGGCCAGAACAGGACAAAAGTTTGTTAATTATTGGATGCATAATGGATTTGTTAATGTTAATAATGAAAAGATGTCAAAATCTCTCGGTAATTTTACAACGCTACATGACATGCTAGCGACTTATGACGATCCAATGGTCATTCGATACTTATTGACCACAACGCAGTATCGGCGACCAATTAACTATGAAGCAAGCACTTTAGAACAAGCACGTTTAGAATTAGAACGCATCCGTACAGCTTATAGAAATTTGATGTTTCGAGCGGAAACGTCGGAACCTGGTGGGGATGAAGATGTTGAGACATTGATTGAAGTGCAAAAGAAAGCGTTTGACCAGGCGATGGATGATGACTTTAATACGCCCAACGCGCTTGCAGCTATTTTTGAACTTGTTAGTATAGGGAATACCTACACTGAGCGTAACACTGTAAAAGTTGATACTGTTCAGCATTTATTAGGAACAATTGCCGATTTACTATCTGTATTTGGTATTGAGGGATTGGATGGTAACGAAGAACTTACAACGAAGCAACGCGAATTATTGGATAAACGTGTATTAGCTCGTGAGTCGCATGATTTTGAAAGATCAGACTTGTTACGTAATCAGTTAAAAGAAGTTGGTATATTTGTAGAAGATACACCACAAGGCCAACGTTGGCATAAATAA
- the serS gene encoding serine--tRNA ligase → MLDIRYMRKNSAEVKQRLEYRGVNPETIDELLELDQKRRDLIQKVESLKAQRNDVSDKIAFAKRQKEDASEAILQMKQVGADIKSLDNEQTLLDEQVREIAAHLPNMAAFDVPVGPDESANVEQRKWAPEEYGSRPHALEEASWVKAHYEIGENLGILDFERGAKVSGARFLYYVGDGARLERAVYNFMLDEHRQEGYTEMITPIVVNDSAMFGTGQYPKFQDDAYRVEGLNQTYIPTAEVPLTNYYSGEELPSEDLPIKFTALSPSFRKEAGSAGKDTRGLIRLHQFNKVEMVKFTKPEDSYEELEKMTLDAENILQKLNLPYHVIVLSTGDMGFSAAKTYDIEVWMPQQNVYREISSVSNTEDFQARRMHITYRDADNKLQLVHTLNGSGLAVGRTVAAILENYQNEDGSVTIPEVLRPYLAGQEKLEPTTHH, encoded by the coding sequence ATGTTAGATATACGTTATATGCGTAAAAACAGCGCAGAAGTCAAGCAACGTTTAGAATACCGTGGCGTTAACCCAGAAACAATTGACGAGTTATTGGAACTTGACCAAAAACGACGGGATTTGATCCAAAAAGTTGAGTCTCTTAAAGCACAACGTAATGATGTATCAGATAAAATTGCTTTTGCTAAGCGTCAAAAAGAAGATGCTAGTGAAGCAATTTTGCAAATGAAGCAAGTCGGGGCAGATATTAAGAGTCTTGATAATGAGCAAACATTGCTGGATGAACAGGTTCGAGAAATCGCTGCTCATTTGCCAAACATGGCTGCTTTTGATGTACCAGTTGGGCCAGATGAATCTGCTAACGTAGAACAACGAAAGTGGGCCCCAGAGGAATATGGATCACGTCCGCATGCCTTAGAAGAAGCATCGTGGGTTAAAGCTCATTATGAAATTGGAGAGAATCTGGGGATACTTGACTTTGAGAGAGGCGCAAAAGTTTCTGGTGCCCGCTTCTTATACTACGTTGGTGATGGGGCAAGGCTTGAACGTGCTGTCTATAACTTTATGTTAGATGAGCATAGGCAAGAAGGTTACACTGAAATGATCACGCCGATTGTGGTGAATGATTCAGCAATGTTTGGAACAGGACAATATCCAAAGTTTCAAGATGATGCTTATCGTGTAGAAGGATTGAATCAAACATATATTCCAACAGCGGAAGTCCCTTTGACTAACTATTATTCAGGTGAAGAATTGCCAAGTGAGGACTTACCAATCAAGTTCACTGCGCTGTCACCTTCTTTCCGTAAAGAAGCGGGATCGGCAGGTAAAGATACGCGTGGATTAATCCGTTTGCATCAATTTAATAAGGTTGAAATGGTTAAATTTACCAAACCAGAAGATTCTTACGAAGAATTAGAAAAGATGACACTAGATGCGGAAAACATTTTACAAAAATTGAATTTGCCTTATCATGTGATTGTATTGTCAACAGGCGACATGGGATTCTCAGCAGCAAAAACATATGATATTGAGGTCTGGATGCCACAGCAGAACGTTTATCGAGAAATTTCTTCAGTATCAAACACTGAAGATTTCCAAGCCCGTCGAATGCACATTACCTATCGTGATGCAGATAATAAGTTACAGCTTGTGCATACATTAAATGGTTCTGGTCTAGCAGTAGGGCGAACAGTAGCGGCTATTTTAGAAAACTATCAAAATGAGGATGGTTCAGTAACTATTCCAGAAGTTTTGCGACCTTATTTAGCCGGACAAGAGAAGCTTGAACCAACAACACACCATTAA